The Lewinellaceae bacterium genome includes a region encoding these proteins:
- a CDS encoding ABC transporter ATP-binding protein, producing the protein MTKNKKKLNLSLLWRVMALAKPYQMVFALAGVLAIVLAPLSVVRPQLMKVMVDDYIVSKDINGLLFIALIAFGVLIIEGVVRYSFIYSTSWLGQSVIRDLRVRVFNKIVSLRLSYFDKTPIGTSTTRTINDIETVNEIFSRGVITIIADILAFVWVLGVMLYTSWQLTLICLTVLPFLIYASYVFKEKVKASYQIVRTQIARMNAFLQERITGMRVVQIFNAEAQEAQKFRTINREYTQANLDSILYYAVFFPVVEIIAAAALGLMIWWGAKDILSAGGVTAGDMVAFPIYLDMLFRPIRMLADKFNSLQMGLIASERVFDLLDRDEYIENKGKLQPKRFEGKVEFDNVGFSYDDENYILKGLNFGIEPGKTLAIIGSTGSGKSTIINILNRFYDIQKGHIKVDGKDIRDYELSAYRERIAVVLQDVFLFSGTVLENITLRNDSITRKQVIDASKMIGAHEFIEKLPGGYDYQVMERGATLSMGQRQLISFVRALVFNPDILILDEATSSIDPESESVIQHAIEKLIEKRTSIIIAHRLTTIRNASNIMVLEKGKIIEFGPHEELLKSEEGRYRELYEMQFLETQKI; encoded by the coding sequence ATGACGAAAAATAAAAAAAAGCTGAACCTGTCCCTCTTATGGCGTGTCATGGCACTTGCCAAACCCTATCAGATGGTCTTTGCACTTGCCGGAGTATTAGCCATTGTGCTGGCTCCACTGTCTGTGGTACGCCCGCAATTGATGAAAGTCATGGTAGATGACTATATCGTATCAAAAGATATCAACGGACTACTTTTTATCGCCCTGATCGCTTTTGGAGTGTTGATCATCGAGGGCGTGGTGCGGTACAGTTTTATTTATTCCACCAGCTGGCTCGGTCAATCCGTTATTCGGGATCTTCGGGTGCGGGTTTTTAATAAGATCGTTTCGCTCCGGCTTTCCTACTTTGACAAAACACCGATTGGCACTTCAACCACGAGAACCATTAACGACATAGAAACCGTCAATGAAATTTTTTCCCGGGGAGTCATCACCATCATTGCCGATATTCTCGCCTTCGTTTGGGTATTGGGCGTCATGCTTTATACCAGCTGGCAATTAACCTTGATCTGTCTGACCGTGTTGCCTTTTCTCATTTATGCCAGTTATGTTTTCAAAGAAAAAGTAAAAGCATCTTATCAAATCGTCAGGACACAAATAGCCCGGATGAATGCTTTTTTACAGGAGCGCATTACGGGGATGAGGGTGGTACAGATTTTTAATGCCGAAGCCCAGGAAGCCCAGAAATTCCGCACTATCAACCGGGAATACACCCAGGCCAACCTCGATTCCATTTTGTATTATGCCGTATTTTTTCCGGTGGTGGAAATCATTGCAGCGGCTGCCCTGGGGCTCATGATCTGGTGGGGTGCTAAAGATATCCTTTCAGCAGGCGGAGTCACCGCGGGGGACATGGTAGCCTTCCCTATTTACCTGGACATGTTGTTCCGGCCCATACGCATGCTGGCGGATAAATTCAATAGTCTTCAAATGGGGCTTATCGCTTCGGAAAGGGTTTTTGACCTCCTCGACCGCGATGAATATATTGAAAACAAAGGTAAGCTTCAACCCAAAAGATTTGAAGGCAAGGTTGAATTTGATAATGTAGGCTTCAGTTATGATGATGAAAATTATATACTAAAAGGGCTCAATTTTGGCATAGAGCCCGGAAAAACCCTGGCTATTATCGGCAGCACCGGCTCCGGAAAATCAACCATCATCAATATCCTGAACCGGTTTTATGACATTCAAAAAGGCCATATTAAGGTGGATGGAAAAGATATTCGCGACTATGAATTATCTGCCTACCGGGAGCGCATCGCGGTAGTTTTACAGGATGTTTTCCTTTTTTCCGGCACTGTTCTGGAAAATATTACCCTCAGAAATGACTCCATCACCCGAAAGCAGGTCATCGATGCCTCTAAAATGATCGGAGCCCATGAATTTATCGAAAAATTGCCCGGGGGCTACGATTACCAGGTGATGGAAAGAGGCGCCACCCTTTCCATGGGCCAGCGCCAGTTGATCTCTTTTGTACGTGCGTTGGTATTCAACCCGGACATTCTTATCCTGGACGAGGCCACCTCATCGATCGACCCCGAGTCCGAATCGGTCATCCAGCACGCCATTGAAAAACTCATTGAAAAAAGAACGTCCATCATCATCGCCCACCGCCTGACTACCATCCGGAATGCGAGCAATATTATGGTACTCGAAAAAGGTAAGATCATTGAATTCGGGCCCCATGAAGAGCTCCTGAAATCAGAAGAGGGCCGCTACAGGGAACTGTATGAAATGCAGTTTTTGGAAACCCAGAAAATCTAA
- a CDS encoding four helix bundle protein: MKTRIFDLEDRLVNFAVSILKLSQSLPKDFAGNHTGNQLVRSGISPALNYGEAQAAESSKDFIHKMKICLKELRETQVCLKIILQCKYFDDAEVLPKLNECGELFAIFTSSIKTAQKNA; the protein is encoded by the coding sequence ATGAAAACAAGAATTTTCGACCTCGAAGACAGACTCGTCAATTTTGCAGTAAGTATACTCAAGTTATCACAGAGCTTGCCTAAAGATTTTGCAGGGAACCATACCGGAAATCAATTGGTCAGATCGGGGATTTCTCCTGCTTTGAATTATGGAGAAGCTCAGGCTGCCGAATCTTCAAAGGATTTTATCCATAAAATGAAAATATGCCTGAAAGAATTGCGAGAAACTCAGGTTTGCCTTAAAATAATACTCCAATGTAAATATTTTGACGATGCTGAAGTATTGCCAAAACTGAACGAATGTGGAGAACTGTTCGCTATCTTTACATCAAGTATAAAAACAGCTCAGAAAAATGCATAA
- a CDS encoding succinylglutamate desuccinylase/aspartoacylase family protein yields the protein MERYIGEYTGKEKGPLFICFGGMHGNELAGVKALEVIFKLLDREPLVNPDFIFKGRMIGLRGNLKAIAAGTRYLKQDLNRMWRKEMVEKVKITSPEDLNPEEQELKELITTIELEIGMYQPEKVVVLDLHTTTAHGGIFVIAADDPESVRIGVEMHAPVIKGMLQGIQGTTLHYFNTENFDREMVPVSFESGQHEDLLSVNRAIAAIINCMRTIGCVSARDVENRHDELLIKYSKNLPKVAELISCHHITDEDEFIMKPGYNNFQEIKAGEVLAYDKNGAITAPVNGHILMPLYQKQGEDGFFLIKKVEGV from the coding sequence ATGGAACGATACATTGGGGAATACACAGGAAAGGAAAAAGGGCCGCTATTCATTTGTTTTGGGGGAATGCACGGGAATGAACTGGCCGGAGTAAAAGCGCTGGAGGTCATTTTTAAACTTCTGGACCGGGAGCCTCTGGTTAATCCGGATTTTATCTTCAAGGGCAGGATGATCGGTTTGAGGGGGAACCTCAAGGCCATTGCAGCGGGCACCCGCTACCTGAAACAGGATCTGAACCGGATGTGGCGGAAAGAAATGGTTGAGAAAGTTAAGATTACCTCTCCTGAAGATTTGAATCCTGAAGAACAAGAACTCAAAGAACTCATAACAACCATCGAATTGGAAATCGGGATGTATCAACCCGAAAAAGTAGTAGTCCTTGATTTGCATACCACAACCGCTCATGGCGGAATCTTTGTGATTGCTGCAGATGATCCTGAAAGCGTCAGGATCGGGGTCGAAATGCATGCACCTGTGATCAAAGGAATGCTCCAGGGCATCCAGGGCACAACGCTTCACTATTTTAATACCGAAAATTTCGACAGGGAAATGGTGCCTGTTTCTTTTGAATCCGGGCAACACGAAGATCTTCTGTCAGTAAACCGGGCCATCGCCGCTATTATCAATTGTATGCGTACCATCGGTTGTGTAAGCGCGCGCGACGTCGAAAATCGCCATGACGAATTATTGATCAAGTATTCCAAAAACCTGCCCAAGGTTGCCGAACTCATCAGCTGTCATCATATTACCGATGAAGATGAATTTATCATGAAGCCCGGTTACAATAATTTCCAGGAGATTAAGGCCGGAGAGGTGCTCGCCTATGATAAAAATGGAGCGATTACAGCTCCCGTCAATGGGCATATTCTTATGCCATTGTACCAAAAACAAGGAGAAGACGGGTTTTTTTTGATAAAAAAGGTTGAAGGGGTGTAA
- a CDS encoding choice-of-anchor B family protein — protein sequence MKNLIQPFLVLFLPFMLSGQAQQANLLYNWNDTTLIVNNWPGGRYNEVWGVAINGLEIGIIGSTEGVHFIDVTDPVNSYEIESAFVPGLVAGANIIHRDYHDYHGYLYTVADEGPSSLQIIDMTHLPDTALLVYDSDQFFQKAHNIFIDSTAARLYATGSAGIKVLSLEDPVNPVLIASFPNGKLDVPYTHDLYVRGDTAFLNCGNSGLWVVDLTDIENPELLGNMTIYEQQGYNHSGWMHESLPYYYLGDETHGMDLKVVNVEDHNDMYVVNTFDAESPAQTSIPHNLLVRGNYLYVSYYYDGVQVYDISDPEHPVRVYYYDTYSGPDAAGFKGAWGVYPYLPSGNILVSDMQSGLFVLESIDASITATEAPEIFTSAITVWPQPVTNSFHVQLNLESPAVKVDFKLFDLAGKQLFFRTTERLPAGANRFDFDWSRNLVDGIYFLYIESDDFALTRKLVVQRR from the coding sequence ATGAAAAATCTGATCCAACCCTTTTTGGTTTTGTTTTTGCCCTTCATGCTGTCAGGCCAGGCCCAGCAAGCCAATCTTTTATACAACTGGAACGATACCACGCTCATTGTTAACAACTGGCCGGGAGGGCGTTATAACGAAGTATGGGGGGTGGCCATCAATGGCCTGGAAATAGGCATTATAGGCTCTACGGAAGGGGTGCATTTTATCGATGTTACCGATCCTGTGAACAGTTATGAAATTGAAAGCGCGTTTGTACCCGGGTTGGTGGCAGGGGCCAATATCATTCACAGGGATTACCATGATTACCACGGGTATCTTTACACCGTAGCGGATGAAGGCCCCAGTTCACTGCAGATCATCGACATGACACATTTGCCGGACACGGCACTTCTGGTTTATGACAGCGACCAGTTTTTTCAAAAGGCACATAATATTTTCATCGATTCCACGGCTGCACGGCTTTATGCAACGGGAAGCGCAGGGATAAAAGTACTTTCCCTTGAAGATCCGGTAAATCCCGTTTTGATCGCTTCTTTCCCCAATGGAAAGCTGGATGTTCCCTATACTCATGACCTTTATGTTCGTGGGGATACTGCTTTTTTGAATTGCGGAAACAGTGGCTTGTGGGTGGTTGATCTGACCGATATCGAAAACCCGGAATTGCTGGGAAATATGACCATTTACGAACAGCAGGGGTACAATCACTCTGGCTGGATGCATGAATCGCTGCCTTATTATTACCTGGGGGATGAAACCCATGGGATGGACCTGAAAGTGGTCAACGTAGAAGATCATAATGATATGTACGTCGTCAATACTTTTGATGCGGAATCCCCGGCCCAGACCTCCATTCCCCATAATTTGCTGGTTCGGGGGAATTATCTTTATGTTTCCTATTATTATGACGGGGTTCAGGTATATGATATTTCCGACCCGGAGCACCCTGTACGGGTATATTATTACGACACTTATTCCGGGCCCGATGCTGCCGGTTTTAAAGGAGCCTGGGGCGTATATCCGTATCTGCCTTCCGGAAACATTCTGGTGTCCGATATGCAATCGGGACTTTTTGTGTTGGAATCTATCGATGCTTCCATTACGGCAACGGAGGCTCCTGAAATTTTCACATCAGCAATCACTGTCTGGCCGCAGCCTGTAACCAACAGCTTTCACGTGCAGCTCAATCTGGAATCTCCGGCAGTTAAGGTTGATTTCAAGCTGTTCGATCTGGCTGGTAAGCAGCTGTTTTTCCGGACCACTGAGCGGTTGCCCGCGGGTGCTAACCGTTTTGATTTCGACTGGAGCCGCAATTTGGTGGATGGAATTTATTTTTTGTATATTGAATCCGACGATTTTGCCCTGACCAGGAAGCTGGTCGTGCAACGCCGGTAA
- a CDS encoding CBS domain-containing protein, whose product MGEQRVTIANEEAVMQEFVKNLLRDVEALEYMLDNKWFETDTIRIGAEQEMCLVYSDTYKPAPLAMEALAQMPNYNWVETELAKFNLETNLKPREFKGKCLSQMEHELVTNLDKIRKKVAPLNSDIILTGILATLHKRDLDYDNLTPLPRYRALMDALKSQLIGEQFELRLTGIDEILVKHNTPMLEACNTSFQVHLQVTPDSFVKMHNIAQMLAAPVMAIGANSPIVFGKRVWHESRIALFQQAIDVRTSHDHMRERSPRVSFGSGWTEDSVMEIYKEDIARFRVLLAAELQEDALKSIKEGITPKLRALQVHNSTVYRWNRPCYGISENGKPHLRIEARVLPAGPTVLDEVANAAFWLGSMIGLANKYDDIRDLIEWENVRDNFAKAARFGIDTKFTWMNDRKVSACDLVLELLPIAREGLESKKVDPADIDKYLGIIEERAKKQMTGARWQLRAYTKLIKEVERDEALTILTASIIKNQKEGSPVHNWPMPEKDDLDVYRPSILRVEEFMVTDLFTVQQDDLIEMVAELMNWKRIRHMPVEDAKGNLVGLITSRTLLKHFTKQYLSGIKENTTAKDIMQVKPITIDPEATIVEAMRKMKENKIGCLPVVKKGELIGMITEMDFLRISGRLIERQENKRNKK is encoded by the coding sequence ATGGGTGAACAGAGAGTTACCATTGCCAATGAAGAGGCAGTAATGCAGGAATTTGTCAAAAATCTTTTACGGGATGTAGAAGCCCTTGAATACATGCTCGATAACAAATGGTTCGAAACAGATACCATCCGGATCGGGGCGGAACAGGAAATGTGCCTGGTATATTCGGACACCTATAAACCGGCTCCGCTGGCGATGGAAGCCCTGGCGCAAATGCCAAATTACAACTGGGTAGAAACGGAGCTGGCCAAATTCAACCTGGAAACGAACCTTAAACCCCGAGAATTTAAAGGCAAATGCCTCAGTCAGATGGAGCATGAACTGGTAACCAATCTGGATAAGATCAGGAAAAAGGTCGCTCCCTTGAATTCGGATATTATTTTGACCGGCATCCTGGCTACCCTGCATAAAAGAGATCTTGATTACGACAATCTCACTCCCCTGCCCCGTTACAGGGCGCTGATGGATGCCTTAAAATCACAACTGATTGGCGAGCAGTTTGAATTAAGGCTCACCGGAATTGACGAGATCCTGGTCAAACACAATACGCCCATGCTGGAAGCCTGCAATACCAGTTTCCAGGTGCACTTACAGGTCACGCCGGATTCTTTTGTAAAAATGCACAATATTGCCCAGATGCTGGCAGCCCCGGTTATGGCGATTGGCGCCAATTCTCCTATCGTTTTCGGAAAACGAGTATGGCATGAATCCCGGATCGCCCTATTCCAGCAAGCCATTGATGTTCGTACTTCTCATGACCATATGCGCGAGCGGAGCCCCAGGGTAAGTTTCGGTTCCGGATGGACGGAGGATTCCGTTATGGAAATTTACAAAGAAGATATCGCACGCTTCAGGGTTCTGCTGGCAGCGGAACTCCAGGAGGATGCGCTGAAGTCGATCAAAGAAGGGATAACACCAAAATTAAGAGCATTACAGGTGCACAACTCCACCGTGTACCGCTGGAACCGGCCTTGTTATGGCATCAGTGAAAATGGAAAACCTCACCTGCGTATTGAGGCCCGTGTATTGCCAGCTGGCCCTACCGTTTTGGATGAAGTAGCCAATGCCGCTTTCTGGTTAGGGAGCATGATCGGTCTGGCCAACAAATACGATGATATCCGGGATCTCATAGAATGGGAAAATGTAAGGGATAATTTTGCCAAAGCAGCCCGATTTGGGATAGACACCAAATTTACCTGGATGAACGACAGGAAGGTCAGTGCCTGTGACCTGGTATTGGAGCTGCTGCCTATCGCCCGGGAAGGACTGGAAAGTAAAAAGGTGGATCCGGCAGATATTGATAAATACCTGGGCATCATTGAAGAACGCGCCAAAAAACAAATGACAGGTGCGCGCTGGCAATTGAGGGCCTACACCAAATTGATCAAGGAAGTAGAAAGAGATGAAGCACTAACAATATTGACCGCCTCTATTATTAAAAATCAAAAGGAAGGAAGTCCTGTACACAACTGGCCTATGCCCGAAAAAGATGATCTCGACGTTTACCGGCCCTCAATTTTGCGGGTGGAAGAATTTATGGTGACTGACCTTTTCACCGTCCAGCAGGACGACCTGATCGAAATGGTTGCCGAACTGATGAACTGGAAAAGAATCCGGCATATGCCCGTGGAAGATGCTAAAGGAAATCTCGTCGGTTTGATCACCTCGCGTACCTTGCTGAAACATTTTACCAAGCAATATCTCAGCGGAATCAAAGAAAATACTACTGCCAAAGATATTATGCAGGTCAAACCGATCACCATTGATCCAGAGGCGACCATCGTTGAGGCGATGCGCAAAATGAAAGAGAACAAAATCGGTTGTCTCCCGGTGGTCAAAAAAGGAGAACTTATCGGTATGATTACAGAAATGGATTTCCTCAGAATATCCGGGAGACTTATTGAACGTCAGGAGAACAAGAGGAATAAAAAATAA
- a CDS encoding redoxin domain-containing protein → MRYFVMFSLAVLFLACESQANEPATGEKAESPNIVIQVEGLTSGQSYLIGIFTDQQYRLDSAQIDGTGKLVFSREEPYPAGFYLAWFPGNKTIQMLIDKDQTFTMTTNANSIYESLKVEGSLDNELLYKNLNFQAAQQPAFNDIANQLKSHKEGSPEFDALKAREKKLLEERKIHLDEIYAKYPQSFFTIFKKAGQNPEVRDVRKADGTVDNATQVYLYRKEFWKDVDFSDERLLYTPVISNKLNRYISEITPQNQDSIIKSAKALVDQVLEYPEYFKYFANAITIKYEPTKTTLMDPEAVYVFMVQNYFTYQRAFWADSLQIRALQTRANEMAGSLLGKKGPDVKTKDINGQMRSIYEITAPYIVIFMFNPECEHCQEESPKLVRFYNEWKNKGLEVFTIALDTDEAQWKNFIRTSGLPGIHVFDPTNKSIYAKYYVDNTPEIYVLNPDRTIIGKNLKVDQIGIVIQRDQESK, encoded by the coding sequence ATGAGATACTTTGTAATGTTTTCCCTTGCGGTATTATTCCTGGCGTGTGAATCCCAGGCCAATGAACCGGCCACAGGAGAAAAGGCTGAATCTCCCAATATTGTGATACAGGTGGAAGGGTTAACTTCCGGCCAGTCTTACCTGATCGGTATTTTTACGGATCAGCAATACCGTCTGGATTCGGCACAAATAGACGGAACCGGCAAATTAGTTTTCTCACGGGAAGAACCTTATCCGGCAGGATTCTACCTGGCATGGTTTCCCGGTAACAAGACGATTCAGATGCTCATCGATAAGGATCAGACGTTTACCATGACCACCAATGCGAATTCCATTTATGAATCATTGAAAGTCGAAGGCAGTTTAGATAACGAATTATTGTATAAAAACCTGAATTTCCAGGCGGCACAGCAGCCAGCGTTTAATGATATTGCCAATCAATTGAAATCACACAAGGAGGGCAGCCCCGAATTTGATGCTTTGAAGGCCCGGGAAAAAAAGCTGCTGGAAGAACGAAAGATCCATCTGGATGAAATTTATGCTAAATATCCTCAAAGCTTTTTTACCATCTTCAAAAAAGCGGGACAAAATCCTGAAGTCAGGGATGTGAGAAAGGCTGACGGCACAGTGGATAATGCCACGCAGGTTTATCTCTACCGAAAGGAATTTTGGAAGGATGTCGATTTTAGTGATGAAAGGTTGCTTTACACTCCGGTTATCAGCAATAAACTGAACCGGTATATAAGCGAAATTACACCTCAAAATCAGGATTCTATTATTAAATCCGCCAAAGCTCTCGTGGATCAGGTGCTCGAATATCCTGAGTATTTCAAATATTTCGCCAATGCGATTACTATAAAATACGAACCGACCAAAACTACCCTGATGGATCCGGAAGCCGTTTATGTGTTTATGGTCCAAAATTATTTTACTTATCAACGTGCTTTTTGGGCAGATTCCCTGCAGATAAGAGCCTTGCAAACGCGGGCAAATGAAATGGCAGGAAGTCTGCTCGGTAAAAAAGGACCGGATGTCAAAACCAAGGACATCAACGGGCAGATGAGATCCATTTATGAAATTACGGCTCCATATATCGTAATATTCATGTTCAATCCTGAATGCGAACATTGCCAGGAAGAAAGTCCCAAACTCGTGCGGTTTTATAATGAATGGAAAAATAAAGGCCTGGAAGTCTTTACTATTGCTTTGGATACGGATGAAGCCCAATGGAAAAATTTTATCCGGACGAGCGGATTGCCGGGAATTCATGTTTTTGACCCCACAAACAAGTCTATTTACGCAAAGTATTACGTCGATAATACCCCTGAAATTTATGTGCTCAATCCTGACAGAACCATCATTGGGAAAAACCTGAAGGTGGACCAGATCGGGATTGTGATTCAAAGAGATCAGGAATCGAAATGA